A genomic stretch from Moraxella nasicaprae includes:
- a CDS encoding aminoglycoside phosphotransferase family protein: MNVRHDEMMQFLNANLAAGFTVESLPGDASFRRYHRIYMPVVSEVGQAQMSYLLMDAPPEKERVDEFVAVAQIMSEAVNVPDIIAKDMDRGFLLLQDFGTTEFAHLIAQDKANKDGYYTKALHTLAQLQTISTGVELPAYTDEKLATEMALFTEWFLPYVGVELDEQASTLWQTLNQVLLKEIAKQPKVIVHRDYHSRNLMADKGSDELGVIDFQDAVIGAYTYDLVSLVRDAYIDENETWVNAKIQEFYQLIQPDTDLGSFIAQTNVMGVQRHLKVLGIFIRLSQRDGKNRYLADIPKVMKDLLAELAWLDEHTQETIYGEFLAWLNQVVLPAYQVKFKG, encoded by the coding sequence ATGAATGTCCGCCATGATGAAATGATGCAATTTTTGAATGCCAATTTGGCAGCAGGTTTTACCGTAGAGAGTTTGCCAGGCGATGCCAGTTTTCGCCGTTATCATCGTATTTATATGCCTGTGGTGTCTGAGGTTGGTCAGGCACAGATGAGCTATCTATTGATGGATGCCCCACCCGAAAAAGAACGAGTGGACGAGTTTGTGGCGGTTGCTCAGATTATGAGCGAGGCGGTCAATGTGCCTGACATCATCGCCAAAGATATGGATAGAGGTTTTTTATTATTGCAAGATTTTGGCACAACTGAGTTTGCTCATCTGATTGCTCAGGACAAGGCGAACAAAGATGGCTATTATACCAAAGCATTGCACACATTGGCACAACTGCAAACCATCTCAACTGGCGTTGAGCTACCAGCTTATACTGATGAAAAATTGGCAACAGAGATGGCGTTATTCACCGAATGGTTCTTGCCGTATGTGGGTGTGGAACTTGATGAGCAAGCAAGCACTCTTTGGCAAACGCTTAATCAAGTGCTGCTCAAAGAAATCGCCAAACAACCCAAAGTCATCGTGCATCGTGACTATCACAGCCGCAACCTGATGGCGGATAAGGGTAGTGATGAGCTGGGCGTGATTGATTTTCAAGATGCCGTGATTGGGGCTTATACTTATGATTTGGTGAGCTTGGTCAGAGATGCTTATATCGATGAAAATGAAACTTGGGTGAATGCCAAAATTCAAGAATTTTATCAGTTGATTCAGCCTGATACTGATTTGGGCAGTTTTATCGCTCAAACCAATGTGATGGGTGTGCAACGCCATCTAAAAGTGCTGGGTATCTTCATTCGTCTTTCTCAACGAGATGGTAAAAATCGTTATTTGGCAGACATTCCAAAAGTCATGAAAGACTTGCTTGCTGAGCTTGCTTGGCTTGATGAACACACCCAAGAGACAATTTATGGCGAATTTTTGGCGTGGCTTAATCAGGTGGTCTTGCCTGCTTATCAGGTCAAATTTAAGGGGTAA
- the murU gene encoding N-acetylmuramate alpha-1-phosphate uridylyltransferase MurU, whose product MIRQAMILAAGKGTRMRPLTLTTPKPLVPVADKPLIVWHIERLAQAGIKHITLNAGYLSDVLIAGLDELDLPSRLGITLNVSVETGEPLETAGGIKYALSQQLLADEPFILVNGDVWTEFDFAHLTKYRPDGLSHLLMIDNPSHNPSGDFVLSDGRLSAKTDDAHALTFAGISVMSPALVASVPAGQVAALAPLLKEAMALGLVSGEKITDKWVDVGTMERLAEVDAYARKKLSM is encoded by the coding sequence ATGATTCGACAAGCGATGATTTTGGCGGCTGGCAAAGGGACTCGAATGCGTCCTTTGACCCTAACCACGCCAAAACCTTTGGTGCCTGTGGCGGATAAGCCTTTGATTGTTTGGCACATCGAGCGATTGGCACAGGCAGGGATTAAGCATATCACACTCAATGCAGGCTATCTGTCTGATGTACTCATCGCAGGGCTTGATGAGCTTGATTTGCCCAGCAGACTTGGCATCACGCTGAATGTTTCGGTGGAGACCGGCGAACCTTTGGAAACGGCTGGCGGCATCAAATACGCACTAAGCCAGCAGCTGCTTGCTGATGAACCCTTTATTTTGGTTAATGGCGATGTATGGACGGAGTTTGACTTCGCTCATCTAACTAAATACCGACCAGACGGTTTGTCACATTTATTGATGATTGACAACCCATCGCATAACCCATCGGGCGATTTTGTGCTGAGTGATGGCCGATTGTCTGCCAAAACCGATGATGCACACGCCTTGACTTTTGCAGGCATCAGTGTGATGTCGCCAGCATTGGTGGCGAGTGTGCCAGCAGGGCAGGTAGCGGCACTTGCCCCTTTATTAAAAGAGGCGATGGCACTAGGACTGGTCTCTGGCGAGAAAATCACGGATAAGTGGGTTGATGTTGGTACGATGGAGCGACTTGCCGAAGTTGATGCCTACGCCAGAAAAAAACTATCAATGTGA
- a CDS encoding bestrophin family protein, which produces MIVRDKSNSWSIFFAWQGTILPKILPSVLAMMLLSVLAWLMVYHQVYAVTSVPMTAFTIFGVLISITLGFYHHASYDRWWEGRKLWGALVANTRHLSRDSYFLSPDEREKLLGSMLLFVVALRDRLRQQPVNASDDLYFGKCADKISWLDTQLNAPQRVLEEMQKQLIALVRQGQMSDIIYLSIQKHIVEMGGIQAGCDRIAGTPLPFAYSALLSHAIVGFCWLLPFGAGAVMGGWTPLFVGLVAYFLLGLYELARQMEMPFGIEDNDLSLDTLVHMIQSETLMLLEKPLPQKREVTGFCLK; this is translated from the coding sequence ATGATTGTTCGTGATAAATCAAACAGTTGGTCGATATTTTTTGCGTGGCAAGGGACGATTTTGCCCAAGATTTTACCCAGTGTGCTGGCGATGATGTTGTTGTCGGTGTTGGCTTGGTTGATGGTGTATCATCAAGTGTATGCGGTTACCAGCGTTCCTATGACAGCTTTTACGATTTTTGGGGTGTTGATTTCCATCACATTGGGATTTTATCATCATGCCAGTTATGATAGATGGTGGGAGGGGAGAAAGCTGTGGGGTGCGTTGGTTGCCAACACTCGCCATCTAAGCCGTGATAGTTATTTTTTGAGTCCAGATGAGCGTGAAAAACTGCTTGGGTCGATGCTGCTTTTTGTGGTGGCATTAAGAGATAGATTACGACAGCAACCTGTCAATGCCTCTGATGATTTGTACTTTGGCAAGTGTGCTGACAAAATATCTTGGTTAGACACTCAGCTAAATGCACCTCAAAGAGTGCTAGAAGAGATGCAAAAGCAACTGATTGCTTTGGTTCGTCAAGGTCAGATGAGTGACATCATTTATCTATCAATCCAAAAGCACATCGTTGAGATGGGTGGTATTCAGGCGGGGTGTGACCGCATTGCTGGCACGCCATTGCCATTTGCTTATTCAGCACTATTATCGCATGCGATTGTGGGGTTTTGTTGGTTGTTACCATTTGGGGCTGGGGCAGTCATGGGTGGCTGGACGCCGTTGTTTGTGGGCTTAGTGGCGTATTTTTTGCTTGGATTGTACGAACTGGCTCGTCAAATGGAGATGCCATTTGGTATAGAGGATAATGATTTGTCGCTTGATACGCTGGTGCATATGATTCAAAGTGAAACTTTGATGCTGCTTGAAAAACCATTACCACAAAAAAGAGAAGTGACTGGCTTTTGTTTGAAATAA
- a CDS encoding M15 family metallopeptidase, with the protein MSTKNNKNIISGIIILIIGILLFGYFGKSLFKKEQNDNLASNTNNHLPLEQTTEQPVTEQVEQTPVEQEVPAPTKLGVMHGKNSEEILRPIPSEYTTKDEQIHHDVYEPLLNMIHAAKKDGINLTVVSAYRSYDRQKQIWERKWGDTPDDDVNKALEILNWSSFPGTSRHHWGTDVDFNSVDTDYWTHGTGLKTYEWLQANAASFGFCQTYGKGRSHGYNDEAWHWSHIPTAKQYYAQVNHPQTQQLLLNQGVKGSTALAEVDLLEYITGISDCPMQ; encoded by the coding sequence ATGAGTACAAAGAATAATAAAAATATCATCAGCGGTATCATCATTTTGATTATTGGCATACTGCTATTTGGTTATTTTGGCAAATCATTGTTCAAAAAAGAGCAAAATGACAACTTGGCAAGCAATACCAATAACCATCTGCCACTTGAACAAACCACAGAACAGCCAGTGACTGAGCAGGTTGAGCAAACCCCTGTTGAGCAAGAAGTACCCGCACCAACTAAGCTGGGTGTCATGCATGGCAAAAACAGCGAGGAGATATTACGCCCTATTCCAAGCGAATACACCACCAAAGATGAGCAAATCCATCATGATGTGTATGAGCCTTTGCTGAACATGATACACGCCGCCAAAAAAGATGGTATCAATCTGACCGTAGTATCAGCATATCGCTCCTACGACCGCCAAAAGCAAATTTGGGAGAGAAAATGGGGCGATACTCCTGATGATGATGTGAATAAAGCGTTAGAAATTCTAAACTGGTCATCATTTCCTGGTACCAGCCGTCATCACTGGGGTACTGATGTTGATTTTAATAGCGTAGATACTGATTATTGGACGCACGGAACAGGTCTAAAAACCTACGAATGGCTACAAGCCAATGCTGCATCATTTGGTTTTTGCCAGACTTATGGCAAAGGTCGCAGTCACGGCTATAATGACGAAGCTTGGCACTGGTCACACATTCCAACCGCCAAACAATATTATGCCCAAGTCAATCACCCACAGACACAGCAGTTATTACTCAATCAAGGCGTAAAAGGTAGCACAGCATTGGCAGAAGTGGATTTATTAGAATACATCACTGGTATCAGTGACTGCCCTATGCAATAA
- a CDS encoding SH3 domain-containing protein — MKYIVTLLSAGLALTLTACDGDIAKSVAREVLKDELNKPEQTTTQQPTQQVLQPVNGQEQTVQLQPVQPVQPVVQQPEQAAPVSAAPSPQPVGVAPATQPMQTAQPVPRQTAKPVRQTAVQYEEYPVNLPATVITRYGGNVIVRNSPSRRGRQLGYLYTSEDIWVIAQTNKCETIQGIHNCWVRVRDSVGLTGYSFGGYLDY; from the coding sequence ATGAAATATATCGTTACATTGTTATCTGCTGGATTGGCATTAACTTTGACCGCCTGCGATGGCGATATTGCTAAAAGTGTCGCTCGTGAAGTTCTAAAAGATGAACTAAACAAACCAGAACAAACCACGACCCAACAGCCAACACAGCAAGTTTTACAACCTGTAAACGGTCAAGAACAAACTGTTCAACTACAACCAGTACAGCCTGTCCAGCCTGTGGTGCAGCAACCTGAACAAGCTGCCCCTGTATCAGCCGCACCATCACCGCAGCCTGTGGGCGTTGCCCCTGCCACTCAACCGATGCAAACCGCCCAACCTGTACCACGCCAAACCGCCAAACCCGTCAGACAAACAGCCGTACAATACGAGGAGTATCCTGTCAACCTGCCTGCAACCGTCATCACTCGATATGGTGGCAATGTCATCGTTCGAAATTCCCCATCTCGTCGTGGTCGTCAATTAGGCTATTTATATACATCAGAGGATATTTGGGTGATTGCACAGACCAATAAATGCGAAACCATTCAAGGCATTCACAACTGCTGGGTTAGGGTTCGTGATTCGGTTGGCTTAACAGGTTATAGCTTTGGTGGATACCTAGACTACTAA
- a CDS encoding M15 family metallopeptidase produces MNLNNEYRMAKVLLALSGTIATMSFAQYIQGLTEQNQQTQMSKPTNPLTAPVATYDINTVVNLYQNTGLTVVPSDTNTLVSAQSFHQADKQSSQQVGNQTNNKDLNSKDCTPNPVAKTVGIYFYKMPEANAKDLVSVNGFRVHKEAATSLKQMLADAKSSGVNLTLGSAFRSVAHQQRIINRKIKAGQTNKQIYHMSAPAGYSEHHTGFAVDFSPINSEFAKTAGYRWLKANAHKYGWYQTYTPEYSAKSGVSEESWHWKYKGSATAVSMLQNDDCL; encoded by the coding sequence ATGAATTTGAATAATGAATATCGAATGGCAAAAGTATTACTTGCCCTAAGTGGTACGATTGCCACGATGTCTTTTGCTCAGTATATACAGGGCTTGACCGAACAAAATCAACAAACTCAGATGAGCAAACCGACCAATCCTTTAACCGCACCTGTGGCAACTTATGACATTAATACAGTGGTAAATCTATATCAAAATACAGGTTTGACTGTTGTACCATCTGACACCAATACCCTTGTGTCAGCTCAATCTTTTCATCAGGCAGACAAACAATCGTCCCAACAGGTGGGTAATCAGACCAACAATAAGGACTTAAACAGTAAAGATTGCACACCCAATCCAGTGGCTAAAACTGTCGGTATTTATTTTTATAAAATGCCAGAGGCAAATGCAAAAGATTTGGTCAGTGTCAATGGTTTTCGAGTGCATAAAGAGGCGGCGACATCATTAAAACAAATGCTGGCAGATGCTAAATCGAGTGGCGTTAATCTAACGCTAGGTTCGGCATTTCGCTCAGTTGCTCATCAGCAACGCATCATCAACCGCAAAATCAAGGCAGGACAAACAAATAAGCAGATTTATCATATGTCAGCACCTGCTGGTTATTCTGAGCATCATACAGGATTTGCTGTTGATTTTAGTCCAATCAATAGTGAATTTGCCAAAACGGCAGGCTATCGCTGGCTAAAAGCCAATGCTCACAAATACGGGTGGTATCAAACCTATACCCCAGAGTATTCGGCAAAAAGTGGTGTATCAGAAGAATCATGGCATTGGAAATATAAAGGTAGTGCAACCGCTGTATCCATGCTACAAAATGATGATTGTCTATAA